The genome window ACGAGGACGCGCAGGGGCGTGCCGTCGGGGCGGGCGAGGGCGGGGCGGCCGGAGCGGGATGTGTTCATCGCACTTACAAGGATCCACTCTGCCGGCAGCGGCCGAGGACGCGGGCCGCTCTGAGTTCCCTATGAGCGTCTCGGGCACGCCCGCCGAGATTCCCTGACCAGGGCGCTTCCCCGCCGCCGTCTTCAGCGCAGGCTCAGACTCCTCAGAGCCGCCTCAGAAGTTCCGCCTGCACAGTTGCGGCGTCGAAACGCCCGAAAGGAACAGATCATGACCACGGTCTACCAGCAGCAGGCGCCACCCTTGTCGCCGGTCGTCCGGCGCTCTCCGGCGGCCCCCCTGCTGGCCCTGCTGTGGGCCGGGGCCGCCGCCGTGGTCGCCCTGTGGTGGCAGAGCACCGGCTCGGTGGTGGGCACGGCGGGCTGGCTGACCGGGGCCGGGCGGATCGCGGGACTGCTGTGCGGGTACTCCTGTGCGGTGCTCGTGGGCCTGATGGCCCGGGTGCCGCTGCTTGAGCGGCGGATCGGCTCGGACCGGGTGGCGCGCTGGCACGCCATGGCCGGGCGGTACACGGTCTGTCTGCTGGTCGCGCACATCGTGCTGATCCTGACCGGGTACGCCGCTCAGGACCGGGCCTCGCTCGTGCACGAGACGGTCACGGTGGTGTGGGACTACCCGGAGATGCTGAAGGCCACCATCGGCACGATCATCCTGTTCGCCGTCGGGATCACCTCGGCGCGGGCCGTGCGCCGCAAGGTCGGCCATGAGTTCTGGTACTACGTGCACCTGCTGACGTATGCGGCGGTGTTCCTCGCCTTCGGTCATCAGCTGGCGCTGGGCGCCGAGTTCACCGGGAACCCGGTCGCGCAGGCCGCCTGGTACGCGCTGTACCTGGGCGTCGCGGCCCTGGTGGTGTGGTTCCGCCTCCTCACCCCGGTGCGGCTGAACCTGCGGCACCGGCTGCGGGTGGAGTCGGTGCACCAGGAGGCGCCGGGCGTGTGGTCCGTCGTCATGCGCGGCCGGCACCTGGACGAACTGGGCGCCGAGCCGGGGCAGTTCTTCCGCTGGCGGTTCCTCACGGACGGGCTGCGCTGGACGTCCACGCCGTACTCGCTGTCGGCGCCGCCCCGCCGCACCCAGCTGCGCATCACCGTCAAGGCGCTCGGGGACCACAGCACCTCGGTGGCCCTGCTGCAGCCGGGCACCCGGGTGTGGGCGGAGGGCCCGTACGGGTCGCTGACCGCCGACCGGCAGACCACCGGCAGGTCCCTGCTGATCGCGGGCGGCGTCGGCGTCACCCCGCTGCGCGCCCTGTTCGAGACGCTGCCGGGCGAGGTGACGCTGCTGTACCGGGCGCGCTCGGCGGAGGACCTGGCGCTGGGCGGCGAGCTGGAGTCCATAGCACGGTGGCGCGGCGCGAAGGTGCTGTACGCCCTCAACGGCGAGGACGGCTCGCGGCCCCGCCTCACCCCCGGCGCGCTGCACGGCGCGGTGCCCGAACTCGCCGATCACGACGTCTATCTGTGCGGCCCGTCCGGGTTCGCGGAGGACATGTACGAGGCGCTGCGGGCGGCCGGGGTCCCCGACCGCCGTATCCACCACGAGTCGTTCGAGCTGTGAGGCCGTCATGCACGCGTTGAAGAGGAACAGCCCGCTGCGCCGGATCGTGCTGGCGAGCGCCGCGACCGTCTCGGGGATGGTGCTGCTGCTGTCGATGAAGCCGCACTCGTCGCCCGGCATCGCCGTGGCCGCGCCCGCGCCGTCGAGCAGTGCGGCCGGGTCGAGCGGGTCCGGTGGGTCCAGCGGCTCGACCGGCTCCAACGGATCCACCGGTTCCAGCGGCTCGGGCAGCACGAACGGATCCGCCGGGTCCACCGGCACCAAGACCGTCACGGGAGAAGAGGCCCAGACCCGCTACGGCCCCGTCCAGGTGCGGATCACGGTGAAGAACGGCAAGCTCACCGACGTCACCGCCGTGGAATACCCCCAGGACAACCCGAGGGACCAGGAGATCAACAGCTACGCCGTCCCCCAGCTGAACCGGGAGGCGTTGACGGCGCAGAGCGCGAACATCGACGTGGTCTCCGGTGCCACTTACACGAGCCAGGGTTACCAGCAGTCACTCCAGTCGGCGCTGGACTCCGTGAAGGGTTGAACGCACGGCGGCTCCGCGACGTACCTCTGGGCCAAGGGGGCCACTGGCCTCACCCGTCCCATGGAGGATCACGGAGGAGACCGTGTCCACGATCGCCGGTGGCCGCGCCGCGCGGCGCCAGACGATGCGCGCCATCCGCCCACGCCGCTCCCCCGCCGTCCCGCTGCTGCT of Streptomyces cynarae contains these proteins:
- a CDS encoding ferredoxin reductase family protein, translated to MTTVYQQQAPPLSPVVRRSPAAPLLALLWAGAAAVVALWWQSTGSVVGTAGWLTGAGRIAGLLCGYSCAVLVGLMARVPLLERRIGSDRVARWHAMAGRYTVCLLVAHIVLILTGYAAQDRASLVHETVTVVWDYPEMLKATIGTIILFAVGITSARAVRRKVGHEFWYYVHLLTYAAVFLAFGHQLALGAEFTGNPVAQAAWYALYLGVAALVVWFRLLTPVRLNLRHRLRVESVHQEAPGVWSVVMRGRHLDELGAEPGQFFRWRFLTDGLRWTSTPYSLSAPPRRTQLRITVKALGDHSTSVALLQPGTRVWAEGPYGSLTADRQTTGRSLLIAGGVGVTPLRALFETLPGEVTLLYRARSAEDLALGGELESIARWRGAKVLYALNGEDGSRPRLTPGALHGAVPELADHDVYLCGPSGFAEDMYEALRAAGVPDRRIHHESFEL
- a CDS encoding FMN-binding protein, with amino-acid sequence MHALKRNSPLRRIVLASAATVSGMVLLLSMKPHSSPGIAVAAPAPSSSAAGSSGSGGSSGSTGSNGSTGSSGSGSTNGSAGSTGTKTVTGEEAQTRYGPVQVRITVKNGKLTDVTAVEYPQDNPRDQEINSYAVPQLNREALTAQSANIDVVSGATYTSQGYQQSLQSALDSVKG